In a single window of the Candidatus Aminicenantes bacterium genome:
- a CDS encoding DUF4062 domain-containing protein, which yields MRKKWKIDSKCIFVSSVQKELSLERRAIKDFVEGNALLRRYFEVFLFEDLPVQDRNPDDVYLEEVEQSDVYLGLFGNEYGLENSNGKSPTEREFDHATLKGKQRLIFIKGTDDQLRHPKMLQLIKKAGSQLIRHKIIGIPDLTAEIFSALVLYMENCGDLRKLPFDAAACPRATFSIFPLGNIKWFLETAKRERNYGLSVKSDQEKTLAHLNLLDNNRPSNAAVLLFSENPQRFFPTSEIKCMHFHGTEIQNPIHSYQIFKGTTFDLVDQAVDFVMSKIARRVGTREQSPQAPVEYELPKRAVTEAIVNAVAHRNYQSNESVQVMLFVDRLEVSNPGELPPTLTPESLRKPHASIPRNPLIADPLFLTGYIDKAGTGTLDMIERCREAGIPEPDFEQRAGQFVVTIWRDWLTADVIASLSINDRQKQVLTHLKTASRIGNTEYQSLLGIAKRTAHRDLVDLTKKGILEKIGITGKGTVYILSKGAIKGPKGPLVSFKRKGVTKGPKGSNGNK from the coding sequence ATGAGAAAAAAGTGGAAGATTGACAGTAAGTGCATTTTTGTAAGTAGTGTGCAGAAAGAATTATCATTAGAACGCCGAGCAATAAAAGATTTTGTGGAAGGAAATGCGTTGCTAAGACGTTATTTTGAAGTTTTTCTCTTCGAAGATCTTCCTGTTCAAGATCGAAACCCTGATGATGTGTATTTAGAAGAGGTAGAGCAAAGTGATGTATATTTGGGGCTATTCGGGAATGAATATGGTTTGGAAAATTCCAATGGCAAATCTCCAACTGAACGAGAGTTCGATCATGCGACATTGAAAGGAAAGCAGCGGCTGATTTTTATTAAAGGGACTGATGATCAATTGAGGCATCCCAAGATGCTTCAATTAATAAAAAAAGCTGGCTCACAACTCATCCGTCATAAAATTATCGGTATTCCCGATCTTACAGCGGAGATTTTTTCTGCCCTTGTTTTGTATATGGAAAACTGCGGAGATCTTCGCAAATTACCATTCGATGCAGCGGCTTGCCCTCGGGCAACTTTTAGTATTTTCCCTCTTGGAAATATTAAATGGTTTTTGGAAACAGCAAAGCGCGAACGTAATTATGGGTTATCAGTAAAAAGTGATCAAGAGAAAACGTTAGCCCATCTCAATCTTTTAGATAACAATCGACCTTCAAATGCTGCTGTCCTTCTTTTTAGTGAAAACCCACAGCGGTTTTTCCCAACATCGGAAATTAAGTGCATGCACTTTCATGGTACCGAGATTCAGAATCCTATTCATTCTTACCAGATATTTAAGGGCACTACTTTTGATTTAGTGGATCAAGCAGTTGATTTTGTAATGTCTAAGATTGCAAGAAGGGTTGGTACTCGAGAGCAAAGTCCCCAGGCACCTGTAGAATATGAGCTGCCAAAAAGAGCAGTTACCGAAGCTATAGTAAATGCTGTAGCCCACCGTAATTATCAAAGTAATGAGAGTGTGCAGGTTATGCTGTTTGTTGACAGATTGGAAGTTTCTAATCCTGGAGAACTCCCTCCCACGCTTACCCCTGAAAGTTTACGGAAACCGCATGCTTCTATTCCACGAAATCCCTTAATTGCCGATCCTTTGTTCCTTACTGGGTATATTGATAAAGCTGGGACTGGTACGTTGGATATGATTGAACGATGCCGAGAAGCCGGCATCCCAGAGCCTGATTTCGAGCAGCGAGCCGGTCAATTTGTTGTCACCATCTGGCGGGACTGGCTGACAGCAGATGTCATTGCGTCATTGAGCATCAATGATCGTCAGAAGCAAGTTTTGACCCACCTCAAGACTGCAAGTCGCATCGGGAATACAGAATATCAATCACTTTTAGGAATAGCAAAACGCACTGCGCACCGTGACCTAGTTGACCTAACTAAAAAAGGAATTCTTGAGAAGATTGGCATTACTGGGAAGGGGACAGTTTATATATTGTCTAAAGGGGCCATAAAGGGGCCAAAGGGGCCATTGGTTTCCTTCAAGCGGAAAGGGGTCACAAAGGGGCCAAAGGGGTCTAATGGTAATAAATAA
- a CDS encoding TIR domain-containing protein, whose protein sequence is MYYGTKRKVFISYHHSGDQHWFNEFTKLFAERYEIFYDNSLDGRIRSDDAEYVNRTIREEHIVGSSITIVLCGAETWKRKYVDWEIHSTLHHKHALLAIALPTATQEQGKIIVPARLHDNIQSGYAHWLGSWVTDPQALQTAIESAIQKSGDKTRIYNEREKMGRNLS, encoded by the coding sequence ATGTACTATGGGACTAAAAGAAAAGTGTTTATAAGTTATCATCATAGCGGCGACCAACATTGGTTCAATGAATTTACCAAACTATTTGCGGAGCGCTACGAGATTTTCTATGACAACTCTCTGGATGGTCGAATTCGTAGTGACGACGCGGAGTACGTCAACCGGACCATCCGCGAGGAACATATCGTTGGAAGCTCAATTACTATAGTTCTATGTGGTGCGGAAACGTGGAAAAGAAAGTACGTTGATTGGGAAATTCATTCCACGCTTCACCACAAACATGCCCTCCTGGCTATCGCCCTGCCGACCGCCACACAGGAGCAGGGGAAAATCATCGTCCCCGCCCGACTGCACGATAATATCCAGAGCGGTTATGCCCACTGGCTCGGCAGTTGGGTTACCGATCCCCAAGCGTTGCAGACCGCGATTGAATCCGCAATTCAGAAGAGCGGGGACAAGACCAGAATATACAACGAACGGGAGAAAATGGGGAGGAACCTCTCATGA
- a CDS encoding DUF3883 domain-containing protein: MQRISEHVELSLTELLQKADEEIGRANEEIEKGVVGADGRLAQAENRHADLFSRRERRRQELKQQCGLTLQAVDRIASILVLPHPERGAPEIQRLHQNLETEATAMKVVLEHEKGQGRQVFDVHEKNLGYDITSLDLNSGELRLIEVKGLSAPAGTILLTPNERRVAEDRRDCFWLYIVTNCSEQPTLLEPVRDPARFPWQEVIKIQHYWLDINVMSKQIAKQDDQLQIIKKVQ; encoded by the coding sequence GTGCAGCGCATCAGTGAGCATGTCGAGCTATCCTTGACCGAATTATTGCAAAAAGCGGATGAGGAAATCGGCCGGGCCAACGAGGAGATTGAAAAAGGAGTGGTTGGCGCCGACGGGCGCTTGGCGCAAGCGGAAAACAGGCATGCCGATCTTTTTTCACGGCGAGAGCGGCGCCGCCAGGAACTCAAACAGCAATGTGGGCTTACCCTGCAAGCCGTAGACCGGATTGCCAGCATCCTTGTACTGCCGCACCCCGAGCGTGGAGCTCCGGAAATTCAGCGGCTGCATCAAAATCTTGAAACTGAAGCAACCGCAATGAAGGTAGTGCTCGAACATGAAAAAGGCCAGGGCCGGCAGGTATTTGATGTTCATGAAAAGAATTTAGGCTATGACATCACCAGCCTTGATCTCAATTCCGGTGAATTAAGACTTATCGAGGTAAAAGGCCTTTCTGCGCCTGCGGGAACGATCCTCCTTACGCCCAACGAACGGCGCGTTGCCGAAGACCGCCGCGATTGCTTTTGGCTTTACATCGTTACAAATTGTTCCGAACAACCCACTCTCTTGGAACCGGTTCGTGATCCGGCCAGGTTCCCCTGGCAGGAAGTTATAAAAATTCAACATTATTGGCTCGATATTAATGTGATGTCAAAACAGATAGCGAAACAAGATGATCAATTACAAATCATCAAGAAAGTTCAATGA
- a CDS encoding DUF1156 domain-containing protein, with amino-acid sequence MIPKECKRLAEVDFPIKVVSTFSGSDKYQRFKPTTTLHPWWAQRPLSACRSILAALLLPDPCDQACPETFKNIARKILPRIVGKIGKNDRDLRQAMLDFVGTLANTNSAVFATHIQVFLELISASYKKKVLVADPFAGAGSIPFEALRLGCDSFASDLNPVSVLILKTILEEVPRDTDIGNALQKAGAKLKAIAEPQLADLYPKDLDGRQPVAFLWARSVRCESPNCGAEIPLIRSFWLCKKIKKCRALRFSVSKSIAGSPALIALEVFIPQKDSDVPKANITRAKAKCLSCDTVLSPDRVRAQLRSQKGGCEAIFDKTGDRVGGARIIAVITVQPGSIIREYRNAVPSDYKAVKRAIDLSNSLAKECASLGLSWIPEEPIERVPVPFGVINVWLYGVLCWADLYTSRQRATIAILLKTLRDIKGLTPTLRKLLAFTINKFARHCNANARWNNVVESVEPAFGTPSLPFTWTFPESIVWGPWAENYDGSLNSILESLKKGFNGVTKSASVEMADAKESPLPDESADVWFTDPPYYDNIPYSYISDFFYVWLRRTLGDEFPSVFQTTLTPKKEELVAYLASDGNAKAARERFEKGLTTAAREGRRILKDSGIGCVVFAHKTTEGWEALLTGIIGSGWKITASWPVSTERAGRIRARDSAALGASIHLICRPRPEDADVGDWAGVLHELPKRVGDWMERLQGEGVRGADLVFSCIGPALEIFSRYRKVETAEGKEVALAEFLEKVWEVVGRSALEQVLGTTEAHARNGMADVLEEDARLTALFLWTLQASNGKDISSGKPDEESVEELGDEEDEEAAPKGNTLGFSLIFDVVRRFAQPLGIELPKWENRIIETKKGTVRLMAVSERAKQLFGEDGAKVATDWIYQDPTMPVQLRLFPELERAHTPKILSQKRGKINFDMSAESASKVGATTLDRVHASMLLQAGGQANALRMLIKAEQDRGSDFLRLANALSALYPKGSEEKRLLDAMLLAVPR; translated from the coding sequence ATGATCCCCAAAGAATGTAAGCGATTAGCAGAAGTCGATTTTCCTATAAAAGTTGTATCCACATTCTCTGGAAGCGATAAATATCAGAGATTTAAGCCAACGACAACACTCCACCCTTGGTGGGCACAAAGGCCATTGTCTGCATGTCGGTCTATTCTTGCCGCATTATTACTACCTGACCCCTGCGATCAGGCTTGCCCAGAGACTTTCAAGAATATTGCGCGAAAAATACTGCCACGAATTGTGGGAAAGATTGGAAAGAATGATCGTGATCTTCGGCAAGCAATGCTAGACTTTGTTGGTACACTCGCCAATACAAATTCTGCTGTTTTTGCAACACATATTCAAGTTTTTCTCGAATTAATCTCAGCATCTTATAAAAAAAAAGTTCTTGTTGCCGATCCTTTTGCTGGGGCAGGTTCGATTCCCTTTGAAGCCCTTAGGCTTGGATGCGATTCCTTTGCAAGTGACCTTAACCCAGTTTCAGTATTAATCCTTAAGACTATCTTAGAGGAAGTTCCTAGAGACACTGACATTGGAAACGCTCTTCAAAAAGCAGGAGCAAAACTGAAGGCCATTGCAGAACCGCAATTAGCAGATCTTTATCCGAAAGATTTAGATGGACGACAACCAGTGGCCTTTCTATGGGCACGTAGTGTCCGATGTGAATCTCCAAATTGTGGTGCAGAAATCCCTTTGATTCGATCATTCTGGCTATGTAAAAAAATTAAAAAATGTCGAGCCTTAAGGTTTTCAGTCTCTAAGTCGATTGCCGGAAGCCCAGCTTTGATTGCACTTGAAGTATTTATTCCTCAGAAAGACTCGGATGTCCCTAAAGCTAATATTACCCGCGCAAAAGCGAAATGTCTGTCTTGTGATACGGTGCTCTCCCCAGATAGAGTTAGAGCACAACTTCGTTCACAGAAGGGCGGATGTGAAGCAATCTTCGACAAAACGGGGGATAGAGTTGGAGGTGCTAGAATAATAGCGGTTATAACTGTTCAACCCGGATCGATAATCCGGGAATATCGGAATGCGGTCCCATCTGATTATAAAGCTGTTAAACGAGCTATAGATTTATCGAATTCATTGGCAAAAGAATGTGCTTCATTGGGATTGAGTTGGATACCAGAAGAACCAATTGAGCGCGTGCCAGTGCCATTTGGAGTGATAAATGTTTGGTTATATGGTGTTTTGTGTTGGGCAGATCTTTATACTTCGAGACAGCGCGCAACAATAGCAATCCTTTTAAAAACGCTACGGGATATCAAAGGTCTGACACCTACTCTGCGCAAGCTACTGGCTTTCACGATTAATAAGTTTGCCCGTCATTGTAATGCGAATGCGCGATGGAACAATGTCGTTGAAAGCGTAGAGCCTGCTTTTGGGACTCCCTCACTTCCATTCACGTGGACATTCCCAGAATCGATTGTTTGGGGCCCTTGGGCTGAGAACTATGATGGCTCACTCAATTCAATCCTTGAAAGCCTGAAGAAAGGGTTCAATGGAGTTACTAAATCTGCTAGTGTAGAGATGGCTGATGCAAAAGAATCTCCACTTCCTGATGAAAGTGCTGATGTTTGGTTTACAGATCCCCCGTACTATGACAACATTCCCTATTCATATATATCGGATTTTTTTTATGTCTGGTTGCGCCGTACCCTTGGAGATGAGTTTCCATCAGTTTTCCAAACAACACTGACACCAAAAAAAGAAGAGCTTGTAGCATATCTTGCTTCGGATGGTAATGCGAAGGCAGCTCGAGAACGTTTTGAGAAGGGTTTGACAACGGCAGCACGAGAAGGTCGACGGATATTAAAAGACTCTGGAATAGGTTGCGTAGTATTTGCACATAAAACTACAGAAGGATGGGAAGCTCTGTTAACGGGAATCATCGGCTCGGGTTGGAAAATTACCGCATCCTGGCCGGTTTCCACAGAACGGGCTGGTCGCATTAGGGCTCGGGACTCAGCCGCTTTAGGTGCAAGCATACACTTGATATGCCGCCCACGGCCCGAGGATGCAGATGTAGGCGACTGGGCAGGAGTACTGCATGAACTACCAAAGCGTGTTGGTGACTGGATGGAACGGCTTCAAGGTGAGGGAGTCCGTGGAGCAGATTTGGTGTTCTCTTGCATTGGCCCTGCATTAGAAATCTTTAGCCGCTACCGAAAAGTAGAAACTGCTGAAGGCAAAGAAGTTGCTTTAGCCGAATTTCTGGAGAAAGTTTGGGAAGTTGTTGGCCGGTCAGCACTAGAACAGGTGTTAGGAACAACTGAGGCTCACGCTCGAAATGGCATGGCGGACGTGTTGGAAGAAGATGCTCGTCTCACTGCTCTTTTCCTCTGGACACTCCAAGCCAGTAATGGGAAAGATATTTCCTCTGGGAAACCAGATGAGGAATCAGTGGAGGAGTTAGGTGATGAGGAAGACGAAGAAGCCGCTCCTAAAGGGAATACCCTAGGCTTCAGTTTGATTTTTGACGTAGTCCGTCGTTTCGCACAACCCCTTGGCATCGAACTCCCTAAGTGGGAAAATCGGATAATTGAGACAAAGAAAGGAACGGTGCGGCTTATGGCTGTCTCTGAACGTGCAAAGCAGCTCTTTGGCGAGGATGGAGCTAAAGTTGCTACAGACTGGATTTATCAAGATCCTACAATGCCTGTCCAACTTCGGCTATTCCCTGAATTGGAGCGAGCGCATACTCCAAAGATTCTTAGTCAGAAAAGAGGAAAAATAAATTTCGATATGTCTGCAGAATCTGCGTCAAAAGTAGGGGCAACAACTTTAGATCGTGTCCATGCATCGATGCTGCTTCAGGCGGGCGGGCAGGCAAATGCACTTCGGATGCTTATCAAAGCCGAGCAGGATCGTGGTTCTGATTTCTTGCGCTTGGCGAATGCTTTGTCGGCACTTTATCCGAAAGGAAGCGAAGAAAAAAGACTTCTAGATGCGATGCTACTGGCTGTACCAAGGTAA
- a CDS encoding ATP-binding protein, producing the protein MIFNNKPTSEFQPQDIEDLISSQIQENQFLDFKAIPYKHDDDGTYELIKDFCGLANAMGGYVFIGIAEDGERRAANINEVPNPEAERKSIIDRCLERIEPRLPRIDISCIQVRGKTILVCHIEESHLKPHLGRPKKEQHFFWRRYEDVNKLMSYSDIQEEFQRDLIFSRINEIKRHIESQDKQSLIIKEKKELLEDGRIFEIQTEEIWNEYTDKNFLDAIGTNPFYRLTSTFLPVNGVQLINAKHEIESLMQSAPQLRQNGWDVSMTDILIKNSNGIFRENIEYKHLRIFWNGQCEFWVKIDDSFFRIYSGTGNGHKNPFLYPYALIEPIANFIELIRRLIQISKNNGTIENVCFKLYLQNIKGYFLAPYAPNIMGYSDAIYDAGHKYGPQPFGRERLIIEKKISIEDFPSNLLWELVAKLYHNFGYSDDQIPFFDESHILRLSGMKS; encoded by the coding sequence ATGATATTTAATAACAAACCAACTTCTGAATTCCAACCGCAAGATATAGAAGATCTGATTTCATCGCAAATTCAAGAAAATCAATTCCTCGATTTCAAGGCAATCCCTTATAAACATGATGATGATGGAACTTATGAGTTGATTAAGGATTTTTGCGGTCTTGCAAATGCGATGGGGGGATATGTTTTTATTGGAATTGCAGAAGATGGTGAACGCAGAGCCGCAAATATTAATGAGGTGCCAAATCCAGAAGCCGAAAGAAAATCAATTATTGATCGATGTCTAGAAAGAATTGAACCAAGATTACCTCGTATTGATATCAGCTGTATTCAAGTTAGGGGGAAGACGATCTTAGTATGTCATATTGAAGAATCCCATTTAAAACCACATTTGGGGAGACCCAAGAAAGAGCAACATTTTTTTTGGAGAAGATATGAAGATGTGAATAAATTGATGAGTTATTCTGACATTCAAGAAGAATTTCAACGAGATCTAATCTTTTCTCGGATCAATGAAATCAAGCGGCATATTGAGAGTCAAGACAAGCAAAGTTTGATAATTAAAGAAAAAAAAGAATTATTGGAAGATGGAAGAATATTTGAGATTCAAACAGAGGAAATATGGAATGAGTATACGGATAAAAATTTTTTAGATGCAATTGGAACTAATCCATTTTATCGATTAACTTCTACTTTCCTGCCAGTTAATGGAGTCCAGCTAATTAATGCTAAACATGAGATAGAAAGTTTAATGCAATCAGCTCCACAACTTCGTCAGAATGGCTGGGATGTCTCTATGACCGATATTTTAATAAAGAATTCAAATGGCATATTCAGAGAAAATATTGAATATAAACATTTAAGAATATTTTGGAATGGACAATGTGAATTTTGGGTGAAAATTGACGATTCTTTTTTTAGAATTTATAGTGGAACAGGAAATGGCCACAAGAATCCTTTTCTTTATCCATATGCACTGATTGAGCCAATTGCAAATTTTATTGAATTGATTCGCCGATTAATTCAAATTTCTAAAAATAATGGCACCATTGAAAACGTGTGTTTTAAGCTCTATCTACAAAATATTAAGGGCTATTTTTTAGCTCCTTATGCCCCCAACATAATGGGGTATAGTGATGCAATTTATGATGCGGGCCATAAATATGGGCCGCAACCTTTTGGCAGAGAGCGCTTAATCATCGAAAAAAAAATTTCAATTGAGGATTTTCCGAGTAATTTATTGTGGGAATTAGTAGCTAAACTTTATCATAACTTCGGATATTCAGATGATCAAATACCATTCTTTGATGAAAGCCATATATTAAGATTATCTGGAATGAAATCATGA
- a CDS encoding TIR domain-containing protein: MKRIFLSFLHDDIWEVNQFRAMIGNEYVGAMAYDESLKDPVKSLSVGYIQSKLSDMINRASMAILLVSDNSWKDPNGWLEWEMTKAWDMGKKIGAMKFKNAAYASDPVFLSKFKILAAQWNIDTIRNWMADEEA, translated from the coding sequence ATGAAGCGTATCTTTTTAAGTTTTCTGCATGATGACATCTGGGAGGTCAACCAGTTCCGAGCCATGATCGGGAATGAGTATGTGGGTGCAATGGCATATGACGAGTCACTCAAGGATCCGGTAAAATCCCTAAGCGTTGGCTATATCCAGTCGAAGCTTTCCGACATGATTAACCGCGCCAGTATGGCCATTCTGCTCGTCTCCGACAACTCTTGGAAGGATCCCAATGGTTGGTTGGAATGGGAGATGACAAAGGCCTGGGATATGGGCAAGAAAATCGGCGCAATGAAATTCAAGAACGCCGCGTATGCCAGCGATCCCGTATTCCTGTCCAAGTTCAAGATTTTGGCTGCCCAGTGGAATATTGACACTATCCGAAACTGGATGGCTGATGAGGAGGCGTGA